One region of Bacteriovorax sp. Seq25_V genomic DNA includes:
- a CDS encoding (Fe-S)-binding protein, with translation MSGEIANLATREIFWNIPSEFKVAMYLLFFTSLFFLCKGLNKKILFITNGEGIKGLKKVLPEKLNWSAFFKTLFLTGKVPRFKNVAIFHGLIFWGFFILWIATDLVAVHADTPFKIYKGNVYIVISFLADIAGLMVLTGLALAYKRRYIDKPAYLEATNPKQELFMYAMLAGLVIIGYLIEGVRIMGTGMPVGEATWSPVGWFLATIFSKISLSDQVWGNTYRTLWFLHMAHTMAFVASIGYSKFSHIFFLPFAALVTPVRRGAVVNPIDFENLPEDVETFGLGKLSELTMKNKLDLSTCVECGRCTQVCPANGAGKILDPKKIITKARDFAYETAAKGEADADLWENPLYASNELDACTTCGACMEECPANIEHVNIIMEAKRYKVLTLGDIPADAATAVNKIKVNGNPWGITQDDRFKWADGLDVPVIEAGKKVDYLYYVGCAGSYDASNQQVVKDTIKLLKKAGVSFAVMGKTEKCNGDPIRRFGDEYSFYEVAIENIANMRQYDFGKVVTHCPHCLHTIGKEYGKFEDGAFETVHHTELLADLLRSGQLKPERKVEENLTFHDPCYLGRHHGEYNAPREILEASGVQIKEMEKSKDSALCCGMGGGNMWYELPEGDHLVENRLAHVGEKKVEKLATACSFCMINFKGGVSDKTGTENLEIEDVASILAKTID, from the coding sequence ATGAGTGGAGAAATCGCGAACCTTGCGACGCGTGAGATCTTTTGGAATATTCCATCAGAATTCAAAGTTGCAATGTACCTATTATTTTTTACGTCTCTGTTTTTTCTATGCAAGGGGCTAAACAAGAAAATTTTATTCATCACAAATGGTGAAGGAATTAAAGGACTAAAAAAAGTTCTTCCAGAAAAATTAAACTGGTCTGCTTTTTTTAAGACTCTTTTCTTAACAGGAAAGGTTCCAAGATTTAAGAACGTGGCAATTTTCCACGGATTAATTTTTTGGGGGTTCTTTATTCTTTGGATCGCAACTGATCTTGTTGCTGTTCATGCCGACACTCCTTTTAAAATATACAAAGGAAATGTGTATATCGTTATATCTTTCCTCGCAGATATTGCAGGTCTAATGGTCCTGACAGGTCTAGCACTTGCTTACAAGAGAAGATATATCGACAAGCCTGCTTACTTAGAAGCAACAAATCCAAAACAAGAGCTTTTCATGTACGCGATGCTTGCGGGTCTAGTTATCATTGGTTACCTTATTGAAGGTGTAAGAATCATGGGAACAGGAATGCCAGTTGGTGAAGCGACATGGTCACCTGTCGGATGGTTTCTAGCGACAATTTTTTCTAAAATTTCTTTAAGTGATCAAGTCTGGGGAAATACTTACAGAACACTTTGGTTCTTACACATGGCCCACACAATGGCTTTTGTTGCATCAATTGGTTACTCAAAATTTTCACACATTTTCTTCCTACCATTTGCGGCTCTCGTTACTCCAGTTAGAAGAGGTGCAGTAGTTAATCCAATCGATTTTGAAAATCTTCCAGAAGATGTTGAAACATTTGGTCTAGGTAAACTTTCAGAACTAACAATGAAGAACAAACTTGATCTTTCAACATGTGTTGAATGTGGTCGTTGTACTCAAGTTTGTCCAGCTAATGGAGCAGGAAAAATTCTTGATCCAAAGAAAATTATTACAAAAGCAAGAGACTTTGCTTATGAGACAGCGGCCAAAGGCGAAGCAGATGCTGATCTTTGGGAAAATCCACTATACGCTTCAAACGAGCTTGATGCATGTACGACATGTGGAGCTTGTATGGAAGAATGTCCTGCAAATATCGAGCACGTAAATATCATTATGGAAGCCAAGAGATATAAAGTTCTAACTCTTGGAGACATTCCAGCGGACGCTGCAACTGCAGTAAACAAAATCAAGGTTAACGGAAATCCATGGGGTATCACTCAAGATGATAGATTCAAGTGGGCCGATGGACTTGATGTTCCAGTAATTGAAGCAGGTAAAAAAGTTGATTACCTTTACTACGTAGGTTGTGCAGGATCTTATGATGCTTCTAACCAGCAAGTTGTTAAAGATACAATCAAACTTCTAAAGAAAGCAGGCGTAAGCTTTGCTGTTATGGGAAAAACTGAGAAGTGTAACGGTGACCCGATTAGAAGATTTGGTGACGAGTACTCATTCTATGAAGTTGCCATCGAAAATATTGCGAATATGAGACAATATGACTTTGGAAAAGTTGTTACTCACTGTCCACACTGTTTACATACAATTGGTAAAGAGTATGGAAAGTTTGAAGATGGAGCTTTTGAAACAGTTCACCACACTGAACTTCTAGCTGATCTTCTAAGGAGTGGACAACTAAAACCAGAAAGAAAAGTAGAAGAAAACCTTACTTTCCACGATCCATGTTACTTAGGACGTCACCATGGTGAGTACAATGCTCCAAGAGAAATCCTTGAAGCTTCAGGTGTTCAGATCAAGGAAATGGAGAAATCTAAGGATTCGGCCCTGTGCTGCGGTATGGGTGGGGGAAACATGTGGTACGAACTTCCAGAGGGAGACCACCTTGTTGAAAATAGACTCGCTCATGTTGGAGAAAAGAAGGTTGAAAAGTTGGCGACAGCTTGTTCTTTCTGTATGATTAACTTTAAAGGTGGAGTTAGTGATAAAACAGGAACAGAGAACCTTGAAATTGAAGACGTTGCATCGATTCTTGCTAAAACTATTGATTAG
- a CDS encoding exodeoxyribonuclease V subunit beta gives MSNANSEQLKAIQHHGGVLLNAGAGSGKTFVLIEHIKFLIDDFFKTKSSLISNERALQLELQTYLSKIVLMTFTNEAAKELKVRLYRKFEGLEDYPHSLVYDCLKFINVSTIHGFCLKLIKSGLIKNVPSEINLVDQAQIDLKVAKLVEKWFENNQDLQNREIFVKNFQSITDAMIKIFSSPELRAEWASSLEKEHDILDEQQYFKEVLQIEGVLESWESQFDLSEYDDKYSDKNWYKLVQRANTVKGDLSWSSLKTIILAYQEAGRVMPPKIAEVKEELDSLKAIREFAKKNEEDFDYYFNNQADYQTWFSTLKSLFSFVDEAYYKYEGLSFSDLEYLVYQTVSFDKSVCEEIAKKYEYFIVDEYQDTSHIQYEIITSCLQGKFEKLFCVGDKKQAIYGFRGGELGVFIETSKKIPLSLSMTNNYRSEETVVKFNNDLFATLFPMGKDFEGADNFTVKVDAQTYPDTKEGGQGSIERIVVDVTDEEIKRISSGEIGVVEGRYIRKEIQKKLEEGSGDVCVLYRNLGPSKFLIQELLENNIPFEAQVKIPFKEDPIFIIFRALIDALISYKLDEKIESSLKYLNFYIEGVLSHYNIQVETISEETFLKFANEVETVGIKLIFYKLIFKLGIANSLFKQNSAKVDEAIDINNGNIDSIWDYIKKFDSENYSTKFYSGTNSRVKIMTTHASKGLQFDYVFLGGIHNNGKTMPNLETLGKLPGSFRWSSNLHRKKLYKSPLFIYENLVSNLKEFAESKRLFYVACTRAVKSITWCDLSFNNKLVSLSKSSWICGLRKFDSADIEIETNQDVLGEGSIDATPLYFKDDLGVSLGSENLIGLISELSVTKLATLAQCSRKFFLKQLLKFDEQWKEFASENEIEIPSKIGISDKDRGIEIHYQIENIIKGKEYSSKYKDVIDWIHPILTELKNSGCELRSEEEMKFSLFGQMMTGISDLYIEKDGELTEIWDFKTGVIDSTDLETYFFQLMCYAHGLQQIHDLNDQKNITLKILALDLKKIEERTLSLGEIRSELFKTWQKLSDFSANKINHCTVCEYGNLCHQVTQ, from the coding sequence ATGAGTAACGCTAATAGTGAACAGCTAAAAGCTATACAACATCATGGTGGAGTTTTATTAAACGCTGGAGCTGGTTCAGGAAAAACTTTTGTTCTTATCGAGCATATTAAATTTCTCATCGATGACTTTTTTAAAACGAAGTCATCGCTTATAAGTAATGAAAGAGCTTTGCAGTTAGAGTTACAAACATATCTTTCTAAGATTGTTCTGATGACGTTTACTAATGAAGCGGCCAAAGAACTAAAGGTGAGACTATATCGTAAATTTGAGGGACTTGAAGATTATCCTCATTCGTTAGTTTATGATTGTTTGAAGTTTATTAATGTTTCAACAATTCACGGATTTTGTCTAAAGCTTATTAAGAGTGGATTAATTAAAAATGTTCCAAGTGAAATAAATCTTGTCGATCAGGCTCAAATTGACTTGAAGGTTGCAAAGCTCGTTGAGAAATGGTTTGAAAATAATCAGGATCTTCAAAATCGTGAAATATTTGTTAAAAATTTTCAATCAATCACAGATGCAATGATTAAAATCTTTTCTTCTCCAGAGTTACGTGCTGAATGGGCAAGCAGTCTAGAAAAAGAGCACGATATACTTGATGAACAACAATATTTTAAAGAAGTATTACAGATCGAAGGGGTGCTTGAATCTTGGGAGAGTCAATTTGACTTGAGCGAGTATGATGACAAGTACTCAGATAAAAATTGGTATAAGCTTGTTCAGCGTGCAAACACTGTTAAAGGTGATCTCTCTTGGAGCTCATTAAAAACGATTATTCTTGCCTATCAAGAAGCTGGCCGTGTAATGCCGCCAAAAATTGCAGAAGTAAAAGAAGAATTAGATTCATTAAAAGCAATAAGAGAATTTGCCAAGAAAAACGAAGAAGATTTTGACTATTACTTTAATAATCAAGCTGATTATCAGACTTGGTTTTCGACACTGAAGTCTTTGTTTAGTTTTGTAGATGAGGCTTATTATAAGTACGAGGGATTAAGTTTTTCTGATTTAGAATACCTTGTTTATCAAACAGTGAGTTTTGATAAGTCTGTATGTGAAGAAATTGCAAAGAAGTATGAGTACTTTATTGTCGATGAGTATCAAGATACCTCTCATATTCAATATGAGATTATTACATCTTGCTTACAGGGAAAATTTGAGAAACTATTTTGCGTTGGGGACAAGAAACAAGCGATTTATGGATTTCGTGGTGGAGAGCTTGGTGTATTCATCGAGACATCTAAGAAGATTCCACTAAGTCTCTCAATGACAAATAATTATCGTTCAGAAGAAACCGTTGTAAAGTTCAATAATGATTTATTCGCAACGCTTTTTCCAATGGGGAAGGACTTTGAGGGGGCTGATAACTTTACTGTGAAAGTAGATGCCCAAACATATCCGGATACAAAAGAAGGTGGTCAGGGGAGTATTGAACGTATTGTGGTTGATGTAACTGATGAAGAGATAAAAAGAATTTCGTCAGGAGAGATTGGAGTTGTTGAAGGTCGATACATTCGTAAAGAAATACAAAAGAAACTTGAGGAAGGCTCGGGAGATGTATGTGTTCTTTACCGAAATCTTGGCCCAAGTAAGTTCTTGATACAAGAGCTACTTGAAAATAATATTCCATTTGAAGCACAGGTAAAGATTCCTTTTAAGGAAGATCCGATCTTTATTATTTTTAGGGCGTTAATCGATGCACTAATTTCATACAAACTAGATGAAAAGATTGAGTCTAGTTTAAAGTATTTAAATTTTTATATAGAAGGTGTGTTATCTCATTACAATATTCAAGTTGAGACAATCTCTGAAGAGACTTTTTTGAAATTTGCAAACGAAGTAGAGACTGTTGGAATCAAGCTTATCTTCTATAAACTTATATTCAAGTTAGGAATAGCAAATTCCCTATTTAAACAGAATTCTGCAAAAGTAGATGAGGCAATAGATATTAATAATGGAAATATCGATAGCATTTGGGATTATATTAAGAAATTTGATTCTGAGAATTATTCTACAAAATTTTACTCGGGGACAAATTCGCGAGTAAAGATTATGACTACTCACGCGTCTAAAGGTTTACAGTTTGATTATGTCTTTCTTGGTGGAATTCATAATAATGGCAAGACAATGCCAAATCTTGAAACTCTAGGGAAGCTCCCTGGGTCTTTTCGCTGGAGTTCTAATCTTCACCGTAAGAAACTTTATAAGTCACCACTATTTATCTACGAAAATTTGGTGTCGAATTTAAAAGAATTCGCTGAATCAAAACGCCTTTTCTATGTAGCCTGTACTAGGGCAGTGAAGTCGATAACTTGGTGTGATCTTTCTTTTAATAATAAATTGGTATCTCTTTCTAAAAGTAGTTGGATATGTGGTCTTAGAAAGTTTGATTCGGCCGATATCGAGATAGAAACAAATCAGGACGTTCTAGGTGAGGGGAGTATTGATGCAACCCCACTATATTTTAAAGATGATCTCGGCGTTTCCTTGGGAAGTGAAAATTTAATAGGATTAATTTCTGAATTATCTGTGACAAAACTTGCAACTCTTGCTCAATGCTCGAGAAAATTCTTTTTAAAGCAGTTGTTGAAATTTGATGAGCAATGGAAAGAGTTTGCTTCTGAGAATGAAATTGAAATACCCTCAAAAATTGGAATTTCAGACAAGGATCGTGGTATTGAGATCCATTATCAGATTGAGAATATTATTAAAGGTAAAGAGTATTCAAGTAAGTATAAAGATGTCATTGACTGGATTCATCCAATATTAACAGAGCTTAAAAATAGTGGATGCGAACTTCGATCTGAGGAAGAAATGAAGTTTTCACTTTTTGGACAAATGATGACAGGTATTTCTGATCTTTATATTGAGAAAGACGGCGAACTTACAGAAATTTGGGATTTTAAAACTGGAGTAATTGATTCAACTGATCTCGAAACATATTTCTTTCAGCTAATGTGTTATGCACACGGTTTACAACAAATACACGACTTAAATGATCAAAAAAATATTACACTTAAGATTTTAGCTCTTGATCTGAAGAAAATAGAGGAGAGAACTTTATCTCTAGGAGAAATTCGCTCTGAATTATTTAAAACCTGGCAAAAATTGTCAGACTTTTCCGCAAATAAAATAAACCATTGCACTGTGTGTGAGTACGGAAATTTGTGCCACCAGGTGACGCAATAA
- a CDS encoding Hsp33 family molecular chaperone HslO has product MLPQSRLYNFIDSENGFTISFLEGQKVIQELAMIHDVKGNGFSFFRDSVLSGLQLINYLKPGENFGFFIDSEEPYFRLKIEMNFDGYMRTLLLPANFEENPKTFSGNVRLVKLMPNSHTPYQSIIAVKNKSLKEIVNDVLKDSYQMNSKVIISDDSDQSVLISRLPDLNVNKKETTERISLEDYSNSIKDHLTNFLKDGETDYEKITTEFKKIKFELLTSKDIEFKCNCSRERMLTGVASVARGTTLNDLFDGKKSLEAKCDYCNTNYLITYEEIEEILKISKQ; this is encoded by the coding sequence ATGCTACCACAAAGTCGTTTATATAATTTCATTGATTCTGAAAATGGTTTTACAATTTCGTTCCTCGAGGGACAAAAAGTTATCCAAGAGCTTGCGATGATACATGACGTCAAGGGTAATGGGTTCAGTTTCTTCCGTGACAGTGTTCTTTCTGGCCTTCAGCTAATCAACTACCTTAAGCCAGGAGAAAACTTTGGATTTTTCATCGATTCTGAAGAACCATATTTCCGTTTAAAAATTGAAATGAACTTTGATGGCTATATGAGAACACTTCTTCTTCCGGCAAACTTTGAAGAAAACCCGAAGACATTTTCTGGGAACGTAAGACTTGTTAAGCTTATGCCAAATAGTCACACGCCATACCAATCAATTATTGCTGTAAAAAATAAATCACTTAAAGAGATTGTTAATGATGTATTAAAAGATTCATATCAGATGAATTCTAAAGTTATTATCTCTGATGACTCTGATCAATCAGTTCTAATTTCAAGACTTCCAGATCTTAATGTTAATAAAAAAGAAACTACAGAGCGAATCAGTCTTGAAGACTACAGCAATTCAATCAAGGATCACCTTACTAATTTCCTAAAAGACGGTGAAACTGATTACGAAAAAATCACAACAGAATTTAAAAAAATAAAATTCGAACTTCTAACTTCAAAAGATATTGAATTCAAATGCAACTGCTCGAGAGAAAGAATGCTAACTGGTGTCGCAAGTGTTGCCAGAGGGACAACACTTAACGATCTATTCGACGGCAAGAAAAGTCTAGAAGCAAAGTGTGACTACTGTAATACAAACTACCTCATCACTTACGAAGAAATAGAAGAGATCCTTAAAATCTCAAAGCAATAA
- a CDS encoding PD-(D/E)XK nuclease family protein, translated as MLDVLLYDSALEDCLKEINITNQITAICPSPAKADIFREILIDSGLGNKISVTTISNYISSNLIEEYEDKISSKSRLLMEFWTLWKMKISHSYSEFRHCYDLFTDIRSFSVSTDIFDEIKAYITEAEYNGLELFWKYIESSNIVDEQKSYHLIDEAKLQSDVLFWGFDHLNANQLDLVKVISNHVNVYIPINKEVMSQCNNFDWPTWLSTESDVKKSDDKKELFANTVTIPEGRITKYLSSLVESGYKNTFYLGDATDILRINSLVSNKTHLKTNFDLFLAKRNIIFDELRETNLENILEYVAQATQKAFRSNDIVQLKVLIQLKELVVEFQELSTINEKLVLDDLLCLSEKLILDLPRVSLLSLAEREEQKVLTADLLNLKKNYASSYVYIDKDTISSYQNTVKYSPEIMRVLVSYGPVQSQHFPLLNVQSLLAGYLSDGHLMVIEDGAFENSVEWEDFHKDLKTEESAISPAERRAAMIAQLDVENKEIPKSATAFQNYMDCPRKYYYSYIEKLDLRVKGSETITPDVIGVCEHELIEKYVTEYDEYDENLFKSCAESILKTKLAEYRIAPKKTMREKVLAEIVGLTTPISTYLIAIKKLDGFVLDFEFPIKKIDDNYTGKIDLVIRTPHGSYIFDFKRSKSSIPSFKSLSDVEKIQLWFYAHALKKRGDQILAVGYINLSDLTESLIVSNTDSSLIPETKNTTHEELDQKIVDFKVFLEELTEKIRNDRTFDIAPASAGVCSYCLANSICPKNGVEGDSDE; from the coding sequence ATGTTAGATGTATTGTTATATGACTCCGCGTTAGAGGATTGTCTAAAAGAAATTAATATAACTAATCAAATAACAGCAATTTGCCCAAGTCCTGCGAAAGCCGATATCTTCAGGGAAATCCTCATCGACTCGGGGCTTGGAAATAAAATTTCTGTTACAACAATTAGTAATTATATCTCTTCAAATCTCATTGAGGAGTATGAAGATAAAATAAGTTCGAAGTCTCGATTACTTATGGAGTTTTGGACTCTTTGGAAAATGAAGATTTCTCATAGCTACAGTGAGTTTCGCCACTGCTATGATTTGTTTACAGATATTCGAAGCTTCTCAGTATCGACTGATATTTTCGATGAGATAAAGGCATATATTACTGAGGCTGAGTACAATGGACTTGAACTCTTTTGGAAATATATCGAGTCGAGTAATATTGTAGACGAGCAAAAATCATATCATTTAATCGATGAAGCAAAGCTTCAAAGTGATGTTTTATTTTGGGGCTTTGATCATTTGAATGCTAATCAGCTGGACTTGGTTAAAGTAATCTCAAACCATGTAAATGTTTATATTCCGATTAATAAGGAAGTAATGTCTCAGTGTAATAACTTCGATTGGCCAACGTGGTTATCTACAGAGAGTGATGTAAAAAAGTCAGATGACAAAAAAGAATTATTTGCAAATACAGTGACGATACCGGAAGGTCGAATCACAAAATATTTAAGTTCATTAGTTGAAAGTGGTTATAAGAATACGTTCTATCTTGGGGACGCAACAGATATTCTACGTATTAATAGTTTAGTTTCTAATAAAACACATTTAAAAACAAATTTTGATTTGTTCTTGGCCAAGAGAAATATAATTTTTGATGAGCTTAGAGAGACTAATCTAGAAAATATTTTAGAGTATGTAGCACAAGCAACACAAAAAGCTTTTAGAAGTAATGATATTGTTCAATTAAAAGTGTTAATTCAGTTGAAAGAACTTGTCGTTGAATTTCAAGAATTATCGACAATAAATGAGAAGCTTGTACTTGATGATCTTCTTTGTTTAAGTGAGAAGTTGATTCTGGATCTTCCACGTGTTTCATTATTGTCTCTAGCAGAAAGAGAAGAGCAAAAAGTCTTAACGGCAGATCTATTAAATTTAAAAAAGAACTATGCTTCCAGTTATGTTTATATCGATAAGGATACAATCTCAAGTTATCAAAATACAGTGAAGTATAGTCCAGAAATAATGAGAGTTCTTGTCTCTTATGGACCAGTTCAGTCTCAGCATTTCCCACTATTGAATGTTCAGAGTTTACTGGCGGGGTATCTCTCTGATGGCCACCTTATGGTTATTGAAGATGGCGCATTTGAAAATAGTGTTGAGTGGGAAGATTTTCACAAGGACTTAAAGACAGAAGAGTCAGCGATCTCACCCGCAGAGAGAAGAGCGGCCATGATTGCCCAACTTGATGTTGAAAATAAGGAAATTCCAAAATCTGCAACGGCCTTTCAAAATTATATGGATTGTCCGCGCAAGTACTATTACTCATATATTGAAAAATTAGATTTACGAGTAAAAGGCAGTGAAACAATTACCCCTGATGTAATTGGGGTTTGTGAGCACGAACTGATCGAAAAGTATGTTACTGAATATGATGAGTATGATGAGAATCTATTTAAATCATGTGCCGAAAGTATTTTAAAAACGAAGCTTGCGGAATATCGAATCGCCCCAAAGAAAACCATGAGAGAGAAAGTTCTCGCAGAAATAGTAGGTCTAACTACTCCGATTTCAACTTACTTAATTGCAATTAAGAAGCTCGATGGTTTTGTATTGGATTTCGAATTCCCAATTAAGAAAATAGACGATAATTATACGGGTAAGATTGACCTTGTTATTAGAACGCCACATGGAAGCTATATATTCGACTTTAAAAGATCTAAATCAAGCATACCTTCATTTAAGAGTTTGAGCGATGTAGAAAAGATCCAACTTTGGTTTTATGCCCATGCTTTAAAAAAACGTGGTGATCAGATTCTTGCCGTTGGTTATATTAATTTATCAGATTTGACGGAATCTTTGATCGTCTCAAACACTGACTCATCTCTTATTCCCGAAACTAAAAACACTACTCATGAAGAGCTGGATCAAAAAATTGTGGACTTTAAAGTGTTTCTAGAAGAGTTAACTGAGAAAATTAGAAATGATAGAACATTTGATATTGCTCCGGCTTCTGCTGGGGTATGTTCATATTGTTTAGCTAATTCGATATGTCCAAAAAATGGTGTTGAAGGAGATAGTGATGAGTAA